A window of Leptolyngbya sp. FACHB-261 genomic DNA:
ATATGCGCAGAGAACCCTTCAAGGGCAGCGAAGAAGGACACAGAGGAAAATTAGGTCAAAGCTAATTCATGCAAAAGTATGAAAGCTAAGTCTGAAGAGGCTCTAACGGTTTGGGCAGCGTTAATCTGAGGGTCACAGTTAGCGATTCTTCACTCAGTCCAAGGCTATCTCAGCTGTCTAGGCCTGTCTACGTGAGGCGAATGAAGATTAAGTAAAGTTACTCAAATTAACGCACTCAGTGATGAGGTTGAAGCGAATTTATTAGGGGAGTACAACCACGCAACTACTGGTCTTAATTGATGCAAGATCTGTTTTTGGATCTGGTTTTAACCTTGATTTTCAGCATCAAGTTTCAGTATCTGTTGAGGAGCGCATTTTGCGGGGATAACGTGGTTTGCAGGGGCTACCCCAACAGACCTGAGCGGGTGGCAAGCTGGTGAACACACTGCTACGAGCGCCTACTACAGCATTCGCGCCAACCGTAACGCCTGGACCAATAAAGCAGTCTGCTGCAACCCAGGCCCCCGGTTCAATCACAATTGGTTGAGTTAGAAGCCTGAAGGTAGGGTCTTGGATGTCATGACTGCCGGTGCAGAGATAACACTTTTGCGACACAACACTGTGGGCACCGATCTGAATCTGCTCCAGGCTGTAGAGTACAACATCATCACCAATCCAGGCATGATCCCCAACGGTTAACTTCCAGGGATAAGTGATGCGGGCAGTCGGTCGGATCGCAACTCCCTGCCCAATGCGTGCTCCAAACAGACGTAGCAACCAGCATCGGGGCCCGTGTAGGTTATGCAAGGTTAGGGGGAACACCACCGCCTGTACTAACCACCACAGCAGAATGACCCAATTCGATCGACCCCGTTCGAAACCCGCCTGATCATATTGGCGTAGGTCAACCCAAGGGTTCGATTGAGGCTCAATCTCTGGTAATTTGACGGGTAATTCAGTGGGTGCTACACCCGGTGTCTCAGATGCACCAGTTGACATAGGTATGGTCATGTTCCCCCTCTAAGATTGACTGGTTACTGTTTCAGCCTCCATTGGCACTTCAGGAACACTGGTAGCTTTGCTTTGGACATTGAGTTTTCCCCCAAATTTCTTCAGCTCATAAAGCTTCACACCAATTTGGTACTCGTACTGGCTCAGTAACCGACCGTAGGTATAGCCAGCATGTCCATCCAGAAAGCCCAGACGGATGAAATAAAACAGAATAAAACGCAGGAAGGGTTTGAAGGGCAAGCGCACCCAAATTCTCTTTAGAAAGCGTTTGCGCTGCACTGAATCACCGAACAAAGATGCACCGATCGTGCCATCTTCACCTTGACCGGTAAGCAAGTTGTAATAAACCCGTGCTTCCCAATTGGAATAGCGATTGTGACGGGCTAACCAGTGGAAGAGATCGCGGAAGTCTTCATGAAGCATGTCTTCTTTGAGGTAGCCTGCTTTGCCTTGCAGAATGACATGCTCATGAACTTCGTTATCACCGGTGTTACGAATCTCTTCTGTGTTGAGGTTTTCGTAACGGCCCAGCTTGTGCTTAAACAGGCGCAGGTTCCAGTCTGGATATTTGCCGCCGTGGCGAATCCAGGAGCCTAAGAAAAAGACGCGGCGGTTAATGTAATAGCCATCAAATTCAGCGTTTTGGATAACGCGGCCAATTTCCTCCCAAGACTCTGGCGTAATGCGCTCATCACAATCGACAATGAGAACCCACTCATTACGAAAAGGTAGATTCTCCAGAGACCAATTTTTCTTCTTGGGCCAGCGTCCATTGAAATGGAACTGTACCACCTGAGCTCCGTGCGCTCGCGAGATTTCCTCGGTGCGGTCGTCGCTTTGGGAGTCCACAATGAAGATCTCATCAGCTCGTTGCAAACTGGCCAAACAGGCCGGTAGATTCTCCTCTTCGTTCTTAGCTGGGATCAAGACAGAGACGGGCAGTTTGGAGAGTTGGGAGGTCATAGAGGCTGCATTAATGATTGATTATTCGCACCGGATGATCTGGAGTAAATGCCAGCAGCATTGCTCACACAGAAAACTCTACCCTGAGCGTTTTGCCCACTTTGGCTCAGAAACCATACCTTGAACCACCGCACTTAGATACCCTAATTGGCCGTAGGCATACACCAGCGCATCAAAGCGCTCTGATGGGCTGTGTATAGATTTAATGGATTTGTATAAGCCTCGGGCAGCTCGTTCTGTCCCCCGCAACAACTGTTTAGGCCCAGCTTTGCCAGCCAGGCGCTCTCGATAACACTCACTAATGCCTTGCCACCAGCCGCGACGCAGAAACCAGCTCTGCGCCAGGCGTTCAGGCGAGACATTGTGGGCGACCAGCGCTTCGGGTAGGTAGGCAACCTGCCAGCCTAGGTTCAGCGCGAGTTCGGTAACGTGCAATTCCTCATTGGATAGTAAGTTCTTGCCAACGCGCCCTAGATTGACATCAAAACCACCGATCTGTTCTAGAAACTGACGCCTGATCGAGTAGTTCAAGCCGCGGGGGGTCAGACCAGGACGATCGATGTAGACCATTTCATTCCCCAAGTCGTAAGCCCCCAAGTTGCTGGCCAGATTCGGTGACAACCAGCTCGGCGCGGCTACACCCTCAGGCCAGAGCAAGGTGACCTTGCCACCAGCCACAGCTAGCTTCTCATGCTGCTGATAGGCTGAACTCAACACCTGCAACCACGGGCGGCTAGCAACTGCATCATCGTCAAGGTAAGCCAAAATCTCGCCGGTTGAGGTATTAGCCCCCGTGTTGCGAGCCACTGACAGACCCGCCGTAGGTTCATACACGTATTTCAACCGAGGGTGGGGCAGGCGGGCTTCAACAACTTCACGGGTGAGATCGGTTGAAGCATTGTCCACCACCACAACCTCAAAGTTGTCGTAGTCCTGGGTCAGCAGGCTATCGATGGCTGCACCCAGGTAACTGTCCCGGTTATGGGTACAGATGATGGCTGAGATCAGGCAGTCTGACATGGCCTCACGGGTGGATGAGCGACGGTGGTCACAGATTTTTAAGAGAGTGCCCTGCCGAATTGTACTGAGCTAAAGGCAGGGCCTCTGTAAATCCTCTGTGAAAGTACGGCTGTGCTATCTGAAGTCTCGC
This region includes:
- the hpsU gene encoding hormogonium polysaccharide biosynthesis acetyltransferase HpsU; its protein translation is MSTGASETPGVAPTELPVKLPEIEPQSNPWVDLRQYDQAGFERGRSNWVILLWWLVQAVVFPLTLHNLHGPRCWLLRLFGARIGQGVAIRPTARITYPWKLTVGDHAWIGDDVVLYSLEQIQIGAHSVVSQKCYLCTGSHDIQDPTFRLLTQPIVIEPGAWVAADCFIGPGVTVGANAVVGARSSVFTSLPPAQVCWGSPCKPRYPRKMRSSTDTET
- a CDS encoding glycosyltransferase family 2 protein; translation: MTSQLSKLPVSVLIPAKNEEENLPACLASLQRADEIFIVDSQSDDRTEEISRAHGAQVVQFHFNGRWPKKKNWSLENLPFRNEWVLIVDCDERITPESWEEIGRVIQNAEFDGYYINRRVFFLGSWIRHGGKYPDWNLRLFKHKLGRYENLNTEEIRNTGDNEVHEHVILQGKAGYLKEDMLHEDFRDLFHWLARHNRYSNWEARVYYNLLTGQGEDGTIGASLFGDSVQRKRFLKRIWVRLPFKPFLRFILFYFIRLGFLDGHAGYTYGRLLSQYEYQIGVKLYELKKFGGKLNVQSKATSVPEVPMEAETVTSQS
- a CDS encoding glycosyltransferase family 2 protein, which gives rise to MSDCLISAIICTHNRDSYLGAAIDSLLTQDYDNFEVVVVDNASTDLTREVVEARLPHPRLKYVYEPTAGLSVARNTGANTSTGEILAYLDDDAVASRPWLQVLSSAYQQHEKLAVAGGKVTLLWPEGVAAPSWLSPNLASNLGAYDLGNEMVYIDRPGLTPRGLNYSIRRQFLEQIGGFDVNLGRVGKNLLSNEELHVTELALNLGWQVAYLPEALVAHNVSPERLAQSWFLRRGWWQGISECYRERLAGKAGPKQLLRGTERAARGLYKSIKSIHSPSERFDALVYAYGQLGYLSAVVQGMVSEPKWAKRSG